In Enterobacter sp. 638, a single window of DNA contains:
- the ves gene encoding environmental stress-induced protein Ves, producing the protein MDFFDIRKMPVNLWRNGAGETREICCFPSATRDFHWRASIASIASNGEFSLFPGVDRVITLLEGGEVTLDAGHAFCHTLKRHQPFSFAGDHPVKANLTEGRMSMDFNIMTKRDCCRAKVRVADRTFTTFASRGGVAFVLSGAWQLGDKLLTADQGASWHDGTHTLRLLESEGTLLFSEITWLPGH; encoded by the coding sequence ATGGATTTTTTTGATATCCGCAAAATGCCGGTTAATCTCTGGCGAAACGGGGCTGGCGAGACGCGCGAGATTTGCTGTTTTCCTTCTGCGACGCGTGATTTTCACTGGCGTGCCAGTATTGCTTCTATCGCCAGCAACGGCGAATTCTCTCTTTTTCCAGGTGTCGATCGGGTTATCACCCTTCTTGAGGGTGGCGAAGTGACGCTGGATGCGGGGCATGCGTTCTGCCATACCCTAAAACGACATCAGCCGTTTAGTTTTGCGGGTGACCATCCGGTGAAGGCGAATCTCACCGAAGGGCGTATGTCGATGGATTTCAATATTATGACGAAGCGCGACTGTTGCCGGGCAAAAGTGCGCGTGGCCGATCGCACCTTTACCACGTTTGCCTCACGCGGGGGTGTGGCGTTTGTGCTGAGTGGCGCGTGGCAGTTAGGGGACAAACTCCTGACCGCCGATCAGGGCGCAAGCTGGCATGACGGAACGCACACGCTACGTTTACTGGAATCTGAAGGAACGCTGTTGTTCAGTGAAATTACCTGGCTTCCGGGACACTGA